The following are from one region of the Stanieria cyanosphaera PCC 7437 genome:
- a CDS encoding bifunctional ADP-dependent NAD(P)H-hydrate dehydratase/NAD(P)H-hydrate epimerase, which translates to MLEQIIVSAEQMRQIEEQIFSAGMPVAALMEKAAGLCASRVQSLYPLSEIKKVGILVGPGHNGGDALVVARELHLAGYQVKICRPLSKLKDLTNTHANYAASLKIPFFEEIETLEDCELIIDGLFGFGNERSLEGKLAAIVNQLNSWSKSVVSIDLPSGIHTDTGKVLGTAVVASHTFCLGLWKRAFFQDQALAYLGKVERLDFGIPPHIVWQVIPQPAPVQQITKTLAQKLLPIPRPQVTHKYKQGHLLLICGSHRYAGGTLLTALGARSSGVGMLSIAVPESLKPILVSHLPDALTIGCPETESGAIASLPDLAQDFSNYDLIACGPGLTSEAKPIVEAVLKAECPIVLDADGLNILAQLGTLSSLGKRKATTVLTPHLGEFKRLFPDIELTDGDRITAVQTAAQQSGAIVLLKGARTAIANPNGSVWLIPESTPALARGGSGDVLTGLIGGLMAQIEAGESEFKEEVSIVATAAWWHAQAGILAAKQRTELGVDAHTLSQYLISVWQ; encoded by the coding sequence ATGCTCGAACAAATCATAGTCTCTGCCGAACAAATGCGCCAGATTGAAGAACAAATTTTTAGCGCAGGAATGCCTGTAGCAGCATTGATGGAGAAAGCAGCAGGATTATGTGCGAGTAGGGTTCAAAGTCTTTATCCTTTATCGGAAATTAAAAAAGTCGGGATTTTGGTTGGTCCTGGTCATAATGGTGGTGATGCGTTGGTAGTTGCCAGAGAGTTACATTTAGCTGGTTATCAAGTTAAAATTTGTCGTCCTCTCAGCAAGTTAAAAGATTTAACCAATACTCATGCTAATTACGCTGCCAGTTTAAAAATCCCTTTTTTTGAAGAGATTGAAACATTAGAAGATTGTGAATTAATTATTGATGGGTTGTTTGGTTTTGGTAACGAGCGATCGCTTGAGGGTAAACTTGCTGCAATAGTTAATCAGTTGAATAGTTGGTCAAAGTCTGTAGTTAGTATCGATCTGCCTTCAGGAATTCACACCGACACAGGCAAAGTTTTAGGTACGGCAGTGGTTGCTAGTCATACTTTTTGTTTGGGTTTGTGGAAGCGAGCGTTTTTTCAAGACCAAGCTTTGGCTTATCTTGGTAAAGTAGAACGATTAGATTTTGGTATTCCTCCTCATATTGTTTGGCAAGTGATTCCTCAACCTGCACCTGTACAACAAATTACTAAAACTCTTGCCCAAAAATTATTACCTATACCTCGTCCACAAGTAACTCATAAATATAAACAAGGACATCTGTTATTAATCTGCGGTTCTCATCGCTATGCAGGCGGTACACTTTTAACTGCTTTGGGTGCTAGAAGTTCGGGAGTAGGAATGTTATCAATTGCTGTGCCAGAATCTTTAAAACCAATCCTAGTCAGTCATTTACCCGATGCTTTAACCATTGGTTGTCCCGAAACTGAATCAGGCGCGATCGCATCTCTCCCCGATTTAGCTCAAGATTTTAGTAATTATGATCTAATTGCCTGCGGCCCTGGTTTAACTTCTGAAGCAAAACCAATTGTTGAGGCAGTACTAAAAGCTGAATGTCCTATCGTCTTAGATGCCGATGGTTTAAATATCTTGGCACAACTAGGCACTTTATCAAGTTTAGGCAAGCGAAAAGCAACTACAGTTCTAACTCCTCATCTGGGAGAATTTAAACGCCTTTTTCCCGACATAGAATTAACTGATGGTGACAGAATTACAGCAGTTCAAACCGCAGCCCAACAAAGTGGTGCAATTGTATTATTAAAAGGAGCTAGAACAGCGATCGCTAATCCCAATGGTTCAGTTTGGCTGATTCCTGAAAGTACTCCTGCCTTAGCTAGAGGAGGTAGCGGAGATGTGTTAACAGGTTTAATTGGTGGTTTGATGGCACAAATAGAAGCAGGAGAAAGCGAATTTAAAGAAGAAGTTTCCATCGTAGCTACTGCTGCCTGGTGGCACGCTCAAGCAGGTATTTTAGCAGCTAAACAACGCACTGAATTGGGAGTAGATGCTCATACTTTATCTCAATATTTAATTTCTGTTTGGCAATAA
- a CDS encoding ABC transporter ATP-binding protein: MAKLELQNLQKRYSSKVIPVKNIALAVENGEFLTLLGPSGCGKSTLLRLIAGLEQPTQGNIILGEKNLNKIPPGDRNMAMVFQSYALYPHMSAAENIATALKLRKMPAEEIQQRIAEAAQQLELTHLLDRKPGQMSGGQRQRVALARALVRNPEVFLLDEPLSNLDALLREQVRAQLKQLFKEQNKPVVYVTHDQTEAMTLSTKVAVLYDGLVQQLDPPSKIYTHPANQFVAGFVGSPQMNLLTLKCQGNTAILGDANLPLPPLATIPPQIMLGIRPEDVELAQFASDTTVTGEIYLVEQLGKENLISVQVANSNQNLRILLPIDRKWEGDTVLLNLPTTHLHWFDLATGDRI; the protein is encoded by the coding sequence ATGGCTAAATTAGAACTACAAAATCTCCAAAAAAGATATAGTTCCAAAGTAATTCCTGTTAAAAATATTGCTCTAGCAGTAGAAAATGGTGAATTTTTAACTTTATTAGGTCCTTCTGGTTGCGGTAAATCCACTTTACTTCGCTTGATTGCAGGTTTAGAACAACCAACACAAGGAAACATCATTCTGGGAGAGAAAAATCTTAACAAGATTCCTCCAGGCGATCGCAATATGGCGATGGTGTTTCAAAGTTATGCTCTCTATCCTCACATGAGCGCAGCAGAAAATATTGCTACTGCCCTTAAATTACGAAAAATGCCTGCCGAAGAAATTCAACAAAGAATAGCTGAAGCTGCCCAACAATTAGAATTAACTCATCTCCTTGATCGCAAACCAGGTCAAATGTCTGGAGGGCAACGCCAACGAGTCGCTTTAGCTAGGGCATTAGTTCGTAACCCTGAAGTATTTTTATTAGATGAACCTTTGAGTAATTTGGATGCCCTACTGCGAGAACAAGTAAGGGCGCAGTTAAAACAATTGTTTAAAGAACAAAATAAACCCGTAGTTTATGTTACCCACGACCAAACCGAAGCGATGACTCTTTCTACCAAAGTAGCAGTTTTATACGATGGTTTAGTTCAACAACTCGATCCACCTAGTAAAATTTATACTCATCCTGCTAATCAATTTGTAGCTGGTTTTGTTGGTAGTCCCCAAATGAATTTACTGACTCTCAAATGTCAAGGCAATACTGCTATTTTGGGCGATGCCAATCTACCTCTGCCACCTCTAGCTACTATCCCTCCTCAAATAATGTTGGGAATTCGCCCAGAAGATGTTGAGTTAGCACAATTTGCATCCGACACAACTGTTACAGGAGAAATTTATCTAGTTGAACAATTAGGAAAAGAGAATTTGATTAGTGTTCAAGTCGCAAATTCTAATCAGAACCTCAGAATTTTATTACCCATAGACCGCAAGTGGGAAGGAGATACAGTATTGTTAAACCTACCAACTACTCATCTACACTGGTTCGATTTGGCAACGGGCGATCGCATTTGA
- a CDS encoding cation:proton antiporter domain-containing protein translates to MAAVNDFVLELTTVLGSSALGGFIANRLRQPVLLGYLISGLIIGPFGFGLVQEIENIKSLAEIGVAFLLFTLGVEFSLTELKRVKDIAINGSLLQIGLTTVVVALVSFWLGWVDQITEAVFLGAILSLSSTAVVLKTLTERGETNTVYGQVMLAILIVQDLALGLMLAVLPALNEPSNLVTALLTAILKAVIFFTAAFVAGYWIIPPVIKTIAETENSELFLLAVLALCLGVALITASLGLSIEMGAFVAGLTISEIDYADQALAKILPLRDTFASLFFASIGMLIDPQILWQNLGVILELVILIMFGKAMIVFPIIWGFGYSFRTSVLASLGLNQIGEFSFVLALVAFESGLMSRESYLLLLGTTAITLVLTPVSIKFSPRLVEKLLNLPWLSQYLRSRQQEKIITLPDTISNHVVVAGYGRVGQIIVKILRDRAIPVVVIDNSEAAIQRLRQEKIPYLFGDGDSDLVLEKAHLETATALAIALPDPASTRILLKHALAFAPQIAIVARCHTNSEIDVLTQMGAKEVIQPEFEAALAMGAEILQTLGTSRNTIDSAIDEIRTDRYLSIRPELTLTSLAQEIRKTASATHNQWLTISVNSPLIGMTLASANIRQLTGVTVMSIQRNGETIYYPQADTRLEMSDRILVVGKRKEVALFQDLLQGNLSISNIKWILLNETSLWVGKTVLQLQQQEQIKLEALRRQGKLIRLVKPETILEAEDYLLISEKRDRTNSLQTQFD, encoded by the coding sequence ATGGCAGCAGTAAATGATTTTGTTCTAGAACTTACCACTGTTCTAGGTTCATCTGCTTTGGGTGGATTTATTGCTAACCGTTTGCGTCAACCTGTGTTGTTGGGTTATTTGATTAGTGGTTTAATAATTGGACCATTCGGTTTTGGATTAGTTCAAGAAATTGAGAACATTAAGTCTTTAGCAGAAATTGGGGTAGCTTTTCTACTGTTTACCTTGGGAGTAGAATTTTCTCTAACAGAATTGAAAAGAGTAAAAGATATTGCGATCAATGGCAGTTTGTTACAAATTGGCTTAACAACTGTGGTAGTTGCTTTGGTGTCTTTTTGGTTGGGTTGGGTAGATCAAATCACAGAAGCTGTTTTTTTAGGGGCAATTCTTTCTTTATCTTCAACTGCCGTAGTTTTAAAAACCCTGACAGAAAGAGGAGAAACCAATACTGTTTATGGGCAAGTAATGTTAGCAATTTTGATTGTCCAAGATTTGGCATTGGGATTGATGTTAGCTGTTTTACCAGCCTTGAATGAACCAAGTAATTTGGTTACGGCTTTGTTAACGGCTATTTTAAAAGCGGTGATTTTTTTTACGGCTGCATTTGTAGCTGGTTATTGGATCATTCCTCCTGTGATCAAAACTATTGCTGAAACAGAAAATAGTGAATTATTTCTGTTAGCCGTTCTTGCTCTTTGTTTAGGTGTTGCTTTGATTACAGCTAGTTTGGGATTATCAATTGAAATGGGGGCTTTTGTTGCAGGTTTAACAATTTCGGAAATTGATTATGCTGACCAAGCTTTAGCTAAAATTTTACCTTTACGAGATACTTTTGCTAGTTTGTTTTTTGCCTCAATTGGAATGTTAATCGATCCTCAAATACTCTGGCAAAATCTGGGCGTAATTTTGGAGTTGGTAATTTTGATTATGTTTGGCAAAGCTATGATAGTTTTTCCTATTATTTGGGGATTTGGTTACTCGTTTAGAACTTCAGTTTTGGCTAGTTTGGGTTTAAATCAAATTGGGGAGTTTTCTTTTGTTTTGGCGTTGGTAGCTTTTGAATCTGGATTGATGAGTCGAGAAAGCTATTTACTATTATTGGGAACTACGGCAATTACTCTAGTATTAACTCCAGTTAGTATTAAATTTTCGCCTCGTTTGGTTGAAAAGTTACTTAATTTGCCTTGGTTAAGCCAATATTTACGAAGTAGACAACAAGAAAAAATTATTACCTTACCTGATACTATCTCTAATCATGTGGTAGTGGCAGGTTATGGCAGAGTAGGACAAATAATTGTTAAAATTTTACGCGATCGCGCTATTCCTGTTGTGGTAATAGACAATAGTGAAGCTGCTATTCAACGTCTACGACAAGAAAAAATTCCTTATTTATTTGGAGATGGTGATTCGGATTTAGTTTTAGAAAAAGCCCATTTGGAAACGGCTACAGCATTAGCGATCGCTTTACCCGATCCTGCTAGTACTCGTATTCTTCTTAAACACGCGCTTGCTTTTGCGCCTCAAATTGCGATCGTAGCCCGTTGTCATACTAATAGCGAAATCGATGTTTTAACTCAAATGGGTGCAAAAGAAGTAATTCAGCCTGAGTTTGAAGCAGCTTTGGCAATGGGGGCAGAAATTTTACAAACTTTGGGTACTTCCAGAAATACCATTGATTCGGCGATTGATGAGATTCGTACCGATCGCTATCTTAGCATTCGTCCTGAACTAACTCTTACTTCTTTGGCACAAGAGATTAGAAAAACGGCTTCGGCAACTCATAATCAATGGTTAACCATTTCTGTTAATTCACCTTTAATCGGTATGACTTTAGCTTCTGCTAATATTCGCCAGTTAACAGGAGTAACAGTTATGAGTATTCAAAGGAATGGAGAAACTATTTACTATCCTCAAGCAGACACTAGATTAGAGATGAGCGATCGCATTTTGGTAGTAGGAAAACGCAAAGAAGTTGCCCTCTTTCAGGATTTATTGCAAGGTAATTTATCGATTTCAAATATTAAGTGGATTTTGTTAAACGAAACTTCTCTGTGGGTAGGAAAGACTGTATTACAACTACAACAACAAGAGCAAATTAAGTTAGAAGCTTTACGAAGACAAGGAAAATTAATTCGTTTAGTTAAACCAGAAACTATTTTGGAAGCTGAAGATTATCTGTTGATTTCAGAAAAGCGCGATCGCACAAACTCTCTTCAAACTCAATTTGATTAA
- the dacB gene encoding D-alanyl-D-alanine carboxypeptidase/D-alanyl-D-alanine endopeptidase: protein MVKVSHQLQHLAIATILAFFSVNLLSDNRSSANTVTRIERLEPVELYVPPPEQNTTGICSNYIQPVIDKIVERSPFDQGKWGILIQTADGTTLYSRSPDSYLIPASNLKILVTAAALQKLHPQGTIRSSSIQEWINITNLRSNNIYADVLLSYLGGSTSVRQVLTALGVDPKGYHMVDGSGLSRSNLATPRTLVTTLRAMYSSQDKDSFLASLPIAGISGTLQHRLRYTSAEGTVHAKTGTLKGVRALSGYLEHPEYGTLIFSIISNQPNSQSDPALVNAIDEIVIRLSTITSCS, encoded by the coding sequence ATGGTAAAAGTTAGTCATCAGCTACAACACTTGGCGATCGCTACAATTCTAGCATTCTTTTCCGTAAATCTATTAAGTGATAATCGTTCTAGTGCTAACACTGTTACTAGAATAGAGCGTTTAGAACCAGTAGAACTCTATGTACCTCCACCGGAACAAAACACTACTGGAATCTGTTCCAACTATATTCAACCAGTAATTGACAAAATAGTAGAACGTTCTCCTTTCGATCAAGGTAAATGGGGTATTTTAATTCAAACTGCTGATGGTACTACCCTTTATAGTCGCAGTCCCGATTCTTATCTCATTCCTGCCTCAAACTTAAAGATTTTAGTCACTGCTGCTGCGCTACAAAAACTTCATCCTCAAGGCACAATTCGTTCTTCTTCAATTCAAGAATGGATTAATATAACCAATCTTAGAAGCAACAATATCTATGCAGATGTTTTACTCAGCTATCTTGGTGGTTCAACTTCTGTACGACAAGTTTTGACTGCTTTAGGAGTTGATCCAAAAGGCTACCATATGGTGGATGGTTCGGGTTTATCTCGTAGCAATTTGGCAACACCTCGGACTTTAGTGACCACTCTTAGAGCAATGTATTCTTCTCAAGATAAAGACAGTTTTCTTGCTTCTTTACCAATTGCTGGGATCAGCGGAACTTTACAACACCGTTTACGTTATACCAGTGCCGAAGGTACGGTTCATGCTAAAACAGGAACTCTCAAAGGAGTTCGTGCTTTGTCTGGTTATCTCGAACATCCAGAATACGGCACTTTAATTTTTAGCATTATTTCTAATCAACCTAACAGTCAATCTGATCCTGCTTTAGTTAATGCAATTGATGAAATTGTCATTCGTTTAAGCACCATAACTTCTTGCTCTTAA
- a CDS encoding DUF2103 domain-containing protein — protein MSSSSEGRLVWNHSTHLQGLIPILEKLTTCQGIKTITPGELSSVRSHCPKLKLRVSVPIRGGYKLIARYGKTVQEVFIITDLTKTELEHFISKFL, from the coding sequence ATGAGTAGTTCTTCTGAGGGAAGGTTAGTTTGGAATCATTCTACTCATTTACAAGGATTAATTCCGATTTTAGAAAAATTGACTACTTGTCAAGGGATTAAAACTATTACCCCAGGAGAACTTAGTTCTGTTAGAAGTCATTGTCCTAAATTAAAGTTAAGAGTTTCTGTTCCAATTCGTGGTGGTTATAAACTAATTGCCCGTTACGGCAAAACTGTCCAAGAAGTATTTATTATTACTGATTTAACTAAAACTGAATTAGAACATTTTATTAGTAAATTTTTATAG
- a CDS encoding Mur ligase family protein, translating to MQLVDRVRLGLAVGVAKTVTEIVKSLRLGAASVLPGEISRRLHTRLLPLLFEQVKYGVILIVGTNGKTTTSLLLKTILEKQGYRVAHNSSGANLINGLITALLNNTDLTGKLTADYAILEVDENILPLLLKDCQPKYILGLNLFRDQLDRYGEVDTISQRWQKAISPLSKDTVIILNADDPTLSYLGQNLPQKVLFFGLNEPELYLESIPHAVDSIYCPSCGQLLDYQGVYLSHLGDYHCSNCGFNKSKTAVDSREWQQILIGVYNKYNTLAAGLLAQEIGIKTEAIFNTIKNFKAAFGRAEELNIDGKHIRILLSKNPVGMNETIRAVNEIKKTGKSSVTLLVLNDRIPDGTDVSWIWDVDTEELVKLGGTLIVSGDRVYDMALRLEYSREEINSNRNLELIIKEDLSSAITTALEHTLTEETLHILPTYSAMLEVREILVGRKIL from the coding sequence ATGCAACTGGTAGATCGAGTTCGTTTGGGTTTAGCTGTAGGTGTTGCTAAAACCGTTACTGAAATAGTCAAGTCTCTGCGTTTGGGTGCTGCTTCTGTATTACCTGGAGAAATATCCCGTCGTCTTCATACTCGTTTGTTGCCTTTGTTATTTGAACAGGTGAAGTATGGTGTAATTTTGATTGTTGGGACAAATGGGAAAACCACTACCTCGTTATTACTTAAAACTATTTTAGAGAAGCAAGGTTATCGAGTTGCTCATAATTCTAGTGGTGCTAATTTAATTAATGGTTTAATTACTGCTCTTTTAAACAATACAGATTTGACAGGAAAACTAACAGCAGATTACGCAATTTTAGAAGTAGATGAAAATATTTTACCTCTTCTTTTAAAAGACTGTCAGCCCAAATACATTTTAGGTTTAAATTTATTTCGTGACCAATTAGATCGTTATGGTGAAGTAGATACAATCAGTCAGCGTTGGCAAAAAGCAATTAGTCCTTTATCAAAAGATACAGTAATTATTCTCAATGCTGATGATCCGACTTTATCTTATTTAGGACAAAATTTACCTCAAAAAGTTTTATTCTTTGGCTTAAATGAACCAGAATTATATTTAGAATCAATTCCTCATGCGGTAGATTCTATTTATTGTCCCAGTTGCGGACAGTTGTTAGATTATCAAGGAGTTTATTTATCTCATTTAGGAGATTATCATTGTTCAAATTGTGGCTTTAATAAAAGTAAAACTGCGGTTGATAGTCGAGAATGGCAACAAATTTTGATTGGAGTTTATAACAAATACAATACTCTAGCAGCAGGATTATTGGCACAAGAAATTGGTATTAAAACCGAAGCTATTTTTAACACCATTAAAAACTTTAAAGCAGCTTTTGGTAGAGCAGAAGAATTGAATATAGATGGCAAACATATTCGTATTTTACTATCCAAAAATCCTGTAGGAATGAATGAAACGATTCGGGCAGTAAATGAGATTAAAAAAACAGGTAAGTCTTCAGTAACATTATTAGTTTTAAACGATCGCATTCCCGATGGAACTGATGTATCTTGGATTTGGGATGTAGATACAGAAGAATTAGTCAAACTGGGAGGCACATTAATTGTCAGTGGCGATCGCGTTTATGATATGGCGTTACGTTTAGAATATAGTCGGGAAGAAATTAATAGTAACAGAAATCTGGAACTAATAATTAAAGAGGATTTATCTAGTGCAATTACTACTGCTTTAGAACATACTTTAACAGAAGAAACTTTGCATATTTTACCTACATATTCAGCAATGTTAGAAGTAAGAGAAATTTTGGTCGGTAGAAAAATATTGTAA
- the pth gene encoding aminoacyl-tRNA hydrolase: MTQEKTAKLIIPQLIVGLGNPEPKYDRTRHNIGFEAVDALADSWGLNWEKNQRFQGLIAEGLAPNRSKIRLLKPLTYMNRSGQAVRAVIDWYKIAPESVLVIYDDMDLPIGKLRMRLSGSAGGHNGMKSIISHLGTQNFPRLRIGIGKSDGNKETISHVLGKFAPTETKVVTDVLELAIKAVNFSLQEGVEKAMSLYNGCSVAIT, encoded by the coding sequence ATGACCCAAGAAAAGACAGCAAAGTTAATTATTCCGCAATTGATCGTTGGTTTAGGCAATCCCGAACCAAAATATGATCGCACGAGACATAACATTGGTTTTGAAGCGGTTGATGCTTTAGCTGACTCTTGGGGATTAAACTGGGAAAAAAATCAGCGTTTTCAAGGATTAATTGCTGAAGGACTAGCACCCAATCGGAGTAAAATTCGCTTGCTTAAACCTCTTACCTACATGAATCGTTCAGGACAAGCCGTTCGAGCGGTGATAGATTGGTATAAAATTGCTCCAGAGTCGGTGTTAGTCATTTACGATGATATGGATTTACCAATCGGAAAATTGCGGATGCGATTATCTGGTTCTGCGGGGGGGCATAATGGGATGAAATCAATTATTTCCCATCTTGGTACTCAAAATTTCCCTCGCTTACGAATTGGCATTGGTAAATCTGATGGCAACAAAGAAACAATTAGTCATGTTTTAGGTAAATTTGCGCCTACAGAAACCAAAGTTGTTACTGATGTTTTAGAACTCGCTATCAAAGCAGTAAATTTTAGTCTTCAAGAGGGCGTAGAAAAAGCAATGAGTCTTTACAATGGTTGTAGTGTTGCGATCACTTAA
- a CDS encoding J domain-containing protein → MNPESIATIYDLFLSILLFLSLFGFVTWLISASQSSSFDHASNFKNSSSKIVTICSLACLLEDAPPTALKGQFYPFATPLMTPLACLLEDAPSTALTGQAYSFSCIVTRTWQEYYRQNLGKPGINYWQWQNFPEVNHVSPELSLLLQLPQPQGSAKAILENLPQSNDSSLILKHHQRLAWQQWHNQALRIIDRQALAEIYRVCYQVSWTVVQNQLDPLHEIVSDELQPWWKILGVTSAANSLQVETAYKKLLRKWHPDLNQSPYATEITARLNIAYEQYQQFQALELENKTLLTKIRQWVKPFKSR, encoded by the coding sequence ATGAATCCAGAATCGATTGCCACTATTTATGATTTATTTCTATCTATCCTTTTATTTCTTAGTCTCTTTGGTTTTGTTACCTGGTTAATTTCTGCTTCCCAATCTTCTTCTTTTGATCATGCTTCTAATTTTAAAAATAGTTCCTCAAAAATAGTTACTATTTGTTCTTTAGCTTGTTTACTAGAAGATGCACCTCCAACAGCTTTGAAAGGACAATTTTATCCTTTTGCCACTCCTTTAATGACTCCTTTAGCTTGTTTACTAGAAGATGCACCATCAACAGCTTTAACCGGACAAGCTTATTCTTTTAGTTGTATTGTGACTCGCACTTGGCAAGAGTATTATCGACAAAATTTAGGTAAACCAGGAATTAATTATTGGCAATGGCAAAATTTTCCAGAGGTAAATCATGTTTCTCCAGAATTATCTCTACTATTGCAATTACCTCAACCTCAAGGTTCGGCTAAGGCTATTTTAGAAAATCTTCCTCAATCAAATGATTCTTCATTAATTCTCAAACATCACCAACGTTTAGCTTGGCAACAATGGCACAATCAAGCTTTAAGAATAATTGATCGACAAGCTTTAGCAGAAATATATCGAGTTTGTTATCAAGTTTCTTGGACTGTAGTGCAAAATCAACTCGATCCTTTACATGAAATAGTTAGTGATGAATTACAACCTTGGTGGAAAATTTTGGGAGTTACCTCAGCAGCGAATTCTCTACAAGTAGAAACTGCTTATAAAAAACTTTTGAGAAAATGGCATCCCGATCTTAATCAAAGTCCTTATGCTACCGAAATAACTGCTCGTCTCAATATTGCCTATGAACAATATCAGCAATTTCAAGCTTTAGAACTAGAAAATAAAACCTTGTTAACTAAAATACGTCAATGGGTGAAACCTTTTAAATCTCGTTGA
- a CDS encoding DUF2811 domain-containing protein, protein MKAEVSILAEIPEELHRSLKNYLETHPTWDQDRVFAAALSLFLLQNSGGENNEASQNYRACARVYLETLFQQ, encoded by the coding sequence ATGAAAGCTGAAGTCAGCATTTTGGCAGAAATTCCTGAAGAGTTACACAGATCTCTCAAAAACTATCTAGAAACCCATCCTACTTGGGATCAAGACCGCGTGTTTGCTGCTGCTTTATCGCTATTTTTGCTACAAAATAGTGGCGGAGAGAATAATGAAGCTTCCCAGAATTATCGCGCTTGTGCGAGAGTTTATTTAGAAACCTTATTTCAACAATAG
- a CDS encoding GatB/YqeY domain-containing protein, whose product MSLKDRIGEDIKTAMKAKDKIRLETVRSIKKAILEKEVALRPQGKNSLTEEQEIELLAQQAKQRRDSIEQFQQAGREDLVTKETQELAIIETYLPKQLNEEELTTVLEEIIASVGANSPQDLGKVMGVAMKQLKGKADGKKIQEIVKNKLG is encoded by the coding sequence ATGAGTTTAAAAGATAGAATCGGAGAAGATATCAAAACTGCAATGAAAGCGAAAGATAAAATTCGCTTAGAAACGGTACGTAGTATTAAAAAAGCTATCCTAGAAAAAGAAGTTGCCTTGCGTCCTCAAGGAAAAAATAGTCTTACGGAAGAACAAGAAATTGAACTTTTAGCTCAACAAGCTAAACAACGTCGCGACTCAATTGAACAATTTCAGCAAGCAGGCAGAGAGGATCTTGTTACTAAAGAAACCCAAGAATTAGCAATTATTGAAACCTATTTACCCAAGCAATTGAATGAGGAAGAATTAACAACAGTTTTAGAAGAGATTATCGCTTCTGTCGGAGCTAATTCTCCTCAAGACTTAGGTAAAGTGATGGGAGTAGCGATGAAACAACTAAAAGGGAAAGCAGACGGGAAAAAAATTCAAGAAATTGTCAAAAACAAGCTTGGTTAA
- the clpS gene encoding ATP-dependent Clp protease adapter ClpS, whose amino-acid sequence MTASPTVIKEKESKVVSKPYPNYKVIVLNDDFNTFKHVAECLMTYIPGMTSDRAWDLTNQIHFEGQAIVWVGPQEQAELYHQQLKRAGLTMAPLEEA is encoded by the coding sequence ATGACTGCTTCACCAACGGTAATTAAAGAAAAAGAAAGTAAAGTTGTTAGCAAGCCTTATCCAAACTACAAGGTAATTGTGCTTAATGATGACTTTAATACATTTAAACACGTTGCTGAATGTTTAATGACTTATATTCCTGGCATGACAAGCGATCGCGCTTGGGATTTAACTAATCAAATTCATTTTGAAGGACAAGCGATCGTTTGGGTAGGACCCCAAGAACAAGCTGAATTATATCATCAACAGTTAAAAAGGGCTGGTTTAACTATGGCCCCCCTGGAGGAAGCTTAA